agataggaattttgggttttcatgagctgtatgccaaaatcaccaatattaaaacaataaaaggcttgaactacttcagttgtgtgtaaagaatctaaaatatatgaaagtctaatgtttatcagtacattacagaaaataatgaactttatcacaatatacaaattttttgagaaggacctgtatattttttttatataaaaggcTCAGAATGGGATTGCAaaattaaactaaaaaaaaattctaaaattcggACTCTTCCCAGCTCCCCTCTTGTCTCTCCCTCTTGGCCCCTTTCAAGACACATTAAATGACTGGTCAACCAATCATCAGCTGAGGGACCAGGAAGGACATCTAGCAGAGACCCATTAAGAGTCCGAAAtttttaattaaattaaaaaacatttttttaaccattctgAGCCTTTAGAAAAAAACAATTAGCCACCGGACAACATAAAAATGGAAAACCCATTTCATTTCGATGAGTAAATATGAGTCGTTGGCGAAGCGGTAGGCACTTACCTGGTGATATAAGCGACAGGCAGCACTTCTGTCCGGTCCGGTCTGCGGGCAGAGCCTCGCTGCCCCTATTTATGAAGCAGCACAAACAATGCTCTCACAGCGAGGAGAACACATCGACCCCATTAATCTGAACTTCCCTACTGGTTAATCCAGCTTATTGTGGCCGCAGCGGGATAAATGCTTCGCTCTACAGCCTTAGATGTTGTCGTGTCATCTCTCCACATGAGCCGGGCGGCCATTATCTACTCAAAGGCAggtggaaagaaaaaaaagtgggTGAGGGGAGGCTAAAAATACAACACAAGTCACTTACAGCAAGATCCCAGTCCTGAGATATAACATGAAGCTTCTGGGCCCCCAATGCcaaatctgtaacagggccccaacctacctgtgccatactGGAGTCTTCCTACATAGCAGAGGAGCCTTTAGGTACCCTCAGGCCCCAGCTGTTGTCTCTGCACCCATATAACAGCTCCACTTTTCCCATTATATATGTGGGTCAGAGCTTACAGCTTGCCTTCTCTAGACCCGGAGAAGGTGCATCCTACTGGGAAGTGTCCCTCACCTCTACTCGCTTACTAGCTACTTGCAGGAACTGCAGCATCTCAAGCGCATCCGTCTCCTGCAAGGCTCAGCTACACTACTTTTTATTCCTTCCAGGAATGTGGTGACACCACCAGGCATCTCCCTCACTCAGCCCAGCCAGTCTTCCACTGCCTCCAATGTGCTTCTCACTATTTTTTCATTGCAGTGCAGTGCCCCAGTGGATCACTGCAAAGGTCAATTTCATGTTACCAAGTTAAATGTTTTGATTTAATGCAAAAACACATCTTTGTGCACTATGTATCCACAATGGTTGATTATGGGCAGCATAAGTCTGAGTTAAGTTTGGAAGTCTTGTAGCGAGTTGCTCGGAGATAGGCTGCTGGGGAGATTCTAGTTGTCAGAGCAAGACACAAGACATACATGTGGACCTCCTGCCTAGAGTGAAGCCTCATCCAGGAAAACGCCATTCCTGAGACTGAAAAGCTGCCAGAGTACCACTGAGAACAGACAACCATAGACGGTCAAGAACCATAAAGACCAGcaaaagactttactgctgtgcaAGGTTATATTGCTTCGGTGCCCACCACACTTTGAGATGGACTGGTCATCCGGATCTTAGATCTGCACCCCTCAGCCCAGGAATTGcagaaagaggttgtccaggctttttaatatttatgacctatcctcaagataggtcatcaatatcagatcggcgggggtccgacacccggcacccctgccgatcagttgtaGGGGGAGacagtgcgcacgtgccgtctcccttctctctttctgcctgctgtcccatagacatacagcagcggacaggaagagagaagggagacgtcaAGTAGTAATAAGAAAAGGGTATTATGTTGGTGGCCCATGCCGCCACTGTCCTGCTGTTCTGGCTGAGCATGAGCGGCACTCCACTCAACATACTTCTTCAGTGGCCCAGACTTGCGGTGGGTCCAGCCACCAGGATGTTCTGAGGTCCTCTTCTGCAGGCTGTGGTCTACACTTGCCAGCTAGGTCTGTTCTGTAGGGAGTGTGCACTgccagctcttaaagggccagtctgCGTGCATCCTAATTGTCCAGCCAATGACTCTCTGAGGATtccacagcagggggaggggcctcacagacactgcaggctgccagactgatgagtcatactcttcacatgaactagcaggcaAGGACTCAGTGCTccgtgtgatgtcataaggaggtgtggccggccttcactctagctgcctaagccccgcccagccttagctgcagaaaaccaggaagtgaacagcagagtGACTGCAGGTAAGGATGAATAagcgagatgggaatacccccctACAGGTACAACATAAGCAGGCCTCAGCCTGCAAAGGAGAGGAATACTGGCAGCGCTACTCTAATGGCTGGGAGGAGAAAGACGCCAGCGGGTGGGGAAGCGGCTAAGCAGAGCGGCAGTGGACACTGCAATGACACAGCGTATCTGCAGACCATACGTTTCTATTTTACACTGAATCAGTCAGGGGGCTGCTCTGACCTGTAGCCCTGATCTCTGGAGATGAAGTCCTGAGTGCATTTTAACTCCTGCAGCGCGATTGCGATCTGTGACCGCGCCACGTTTTTATATCCCAGCACAAGACTCACGGGGAGAGTGTCTAAAGCAGTAGTCAGCAGCCTCTGGCACTCTAGATGTGTGGAaaccataactcccagcatgcctaatcCAGCTCTGTGGTAGTTCTGAGAAGAGCCAAgttagtgtgcatgctgggagacgTAGTTTCACCatggctggagtgccagaggttgctgatcgtAGTCTATAGCATCTGCCTCTCCTTCCCAGCTCAAACATTACAGATCCAAGTGTGCATGAAGCCCTCCCTAAGACATGACATCACTGGTGACGTCACATCGACTGGGCAGGATCCAGGACAATGGGCAGAGCACAGCCCTCAGAGGCAAGGTCACTGATGTGGTGTCTGGAGGGCAGAACTTTACCCCCTTGCACGCCTCAAACGTAGACGTGATGTCATCGGGATAGGGACCCAAGACAACGGAAATTGTCATGTGACCATGATGAGCATTACAGATAAACAATCACTATTAATAAGTAATAACGTGTTGTTTCCTGTCAGTTGATGCTGAAAATTGcaaaaccggaatacccctttaagtcatataCTTAGAGTCTGATAAGAATTTAGTTGAGTGTTTATGAGCCGtccggagttcagagataagggataTAGAATGAGTCATCAGAGCAGCACCCTGACGgattcactgtgaaggcagtacaacaaaaactgttgaaaatttttaatgaagaccgattaaaattaaaaaaaaatatatttttatcccCAAAAACATGCAAAGCTAAATAAAATTGCCCTCAAAGGCAACACTGATCGAGGCGATTTAGGGGGGGTAAACAGATGTATAGTGTGTGTCTATCAATCATGTTGATCCAATACCAATAGGGGTTGTTCGGTTCTGGATTATGAGATGTTCTGGACTGTCAGGCTCTTACTGTGTCCCCCTATACATATTATGCTGCAGCTCTGCTTAACCACTTGCCTACCACTGCACGACTTTCTACGTCACGGCGGTAGGCTCTTACGTATAAAAGCTCCGGGTTACATCGCGATCTGCCGGCGGCCCTTGCTGCCGCAGATTGCTGTTTCCGCAATGTCATTAGACAGCTGCGGTCACAGGGAGAAGTCCGGAAGCCAGCTGGAGCGGTCTGGCTCTATGCTACATGCGTGTATTACAACACTGAAGAAGCTGAAAGCCGACAGGGAGAGCTTTTTTCTATgtaagagcgccacctgctgggtttaaaataaaatgtcagcctGCTGGCTGGGAATTAATCTCTTCCTGCCTTGACAGTGGCAAAAAGGGGTTAATTCAccttaacaaaaagtaaaaaataaataactaataattaaaaaaaataaaaatgtaaagtgATATAGCAATAGTTACTAGTATTACGTACACACCCATACAAACATGCCGCCCTTTTtagttcataaaaaaataaaatatatataatataatgaaAATTCATTCATTAGTTTTAGCAAAATAGTGGAATTTGTATGTGTaaaatatacacacatacacacatttgtttattttaaaaatctaGGAATTTGTTTTAGCTATATTATGTACAGCAgggttttttttctgtgtaagaTATACAAACACACGAAAAAATTTAagagaaaaaaacccaaaaaccCTTAAAATGTTAACATTTCCCCAAGATGAATACCTTAGACGAatgacattaataaaaaaaaaagtcacgtaGTAGCGTTTTGGCGCTGTACAAGAGTTTTCTGGCAGTACGGTGCTATAGAACCAGCAACAGAAAAATGGCCGCCAAAATCCAAAATGCGCCCCAGACTTTTGAAGTGTTGTGGCGGGTCCAGCCACGGAATACATTACATAAATCGCGTCCATTGTCAGGGTACCAGCGCACGggaatggttttagaaatgttttatctttaaaccttttgtaatagttagaaaaaaaattgataagaaaaggaaaaaaaaaaaaaatctatttgcataataattttcacatttttctcaaatattttattaaaattattatatccatcatctaatggcacaaaagaaaggtctaagggtGCATtcgcacgtccgcaatttcgttacgcattttgcggaacggaattgcggacccattcatttctatgggtcagcatgatgtgctgcccggacacggaattgcggacccgcacttctgggtccgcaattccgattccgaaaaatatagaacatgtcctattcttgtccgcaattgccgacaagaataggcattttctattaaagggactctgtcaccactttctaacccccacttttaaaactatagttctgtccatggagcccctgtgatttcaatggtgttgttatatgcgaaatccgcaggctcgttttgataaaaaaagcttttatctaacctgtcagtcatgagtttaaggtgcccagggcgtttctcccggtctgaacatgccgccgccgccgccgttggtgcccagctcctcctctgccttgaatttgcgccgcctgaatgtcaagaaatacgcctccggctctccctcagtcccccctccttttccaaaatttcgcgcgtgcgcacaggcctgtgcctgatgcgcccgtgcagactttacgattcagcctcattgagcgaagtgcgcatgcgcatgcgcacttcgctcaacctcccgataacgcgaacactgccgcacgcgcgggatcttagaaaagaaggaggggggactgagggagagccggaggcgtatttcttgacattcaggcggcgcaaattcaaggcagaggaggagctgggcaccaacggcatgttcagaccgggagaaacgccctgggcaccttaaactcatgactgacaggttagataaaagctttttttatcaaaacgagcctgcggatttcgcatataacaacaccattgaaatcacaggggctccatggacagaactatagttttaaaagtgggggttagaaagtggtgacagagtccctttaagtgccggcgatgtgcgtgttatgcggatccacggatccgtaaaacacacacggacgtgtgaacggaccctaaggCTATGATGGCTATcctccggctctccagctgtggtaaaactacaactcccaagatactCACTTGCtttgctgttctcagaactccacagaaatgaaatgaatggagcatgctgggagtcgtagttttaccacagctggagtgccggaggatagccatcactggtctaaggTGTCCCGagtaaaataatattaaatacaTGTAGTCTGGCTCAGAAATTGttcagttatttgcagttagatacAACTGGTCctggtaaggcctcttgcacacaaacgttgtgcgCCCGGCATACAgctggtccgcaatacacgggcaccggcccatgtgcactctgcatccgttcacttgaatgggtacacaatcacggagatgcggaacagagacACGGATcggaaccactacggagtgcttccgtggtgtttctgtctgtgcctccgcaccacaaaaatgtttttttgtttttttctctagaAAGTGCGCCACCCTTGCCCacaggctgtgcctggtattacagctcagctctgTCAAGGaattgaggctgagctgcaataccaaacacagcctatACAGGAGAGTGGCGCTGCTTCGCAGGTCTAGAGGGGCACAGCGCACACAAATACAGAAGGAAACCGCTCACAAAGAAATCATTCCAAAAATATTTATTGACTATATAGGGGCGAGGGGAAGAGTTCAGCATTTATACTGCCATTTTGCATAACTGAGAAATTGCTTCAGAAGCAGCTGTGACAGATCACGTAAGGCACTTGGTAACCCATGGCGGCTAGGCCACAGTACACGGGGCGACACGGGTGGGATAGGATGTCTCCCCTCCATCCAGATGTGCTACATGGTTCCTACAGGTCACGTCCGCTCCTCTTCCTTAGGTCTCCCCCTAGAACCACGGCTCCTATACATCCCGATAACTATTGTGCTACACGATATGGATTGTATATGCATAGACTATACGTCTGCGTGCGGCTTCTACACGTCCTTGGCAAACTCCGATATAGTCGATATATAACATAataggtgacccccccccccatagccagCGGCTGACAGGTACAGGATATGGCGGGAGCCGCCCCCTAACAGATTAGATCTGGGCTGGCACCACCTTATGGCGCCATATTGCTCCTTCTGGGTCACCTATGTATGCCATGCACCGCCACATGTAAGCCCACGGGCACAAGAGGCGCGAAAATCAGAGAGAGTAAATGATTGCGGTACAGAGGTTATATGCATCCGCCCCAGTGCAGTAAGCCGGGCGTATCCAGTACGCCAGCGATGGACGGAGACGCTCGCGGTCTATCGGACGCTCTGGGACATGTGTAGTGGGGTCAACATCTCTTCGAATATTGCACCTTTCACATTGGACCCTCGCAGATTGGCCTCCTGGAGGTCGCAGCCCGACAggtcacagttctggaggagaAGGGCAAATAAAACATCAGCCACTAGACGTTACCCCCCCAGTGAGCAGGCGATGAGCTCCGCCGCCCCTTACCTCCAGGTCTGTCCCCGCTAAGGTGGCACCCCGCAGGTTACAGTTCTTCAATTTGGCGTTTTTCAGAGTTGCCACCCGCAGGTTTATCCCGGTCATCTGGCTGCCCTCCATGTCCACCCCCTTCAGATTGGCACCTGAGAGAAGGCAAAATGGCAATCACGTGAGATATTAGGGACCTGCAattgcttaaaggggtcctccaggATTTAACCTCATAGGAGAGAGCATCAATGTTAGATCCAGGGGGAGTCCGGCACGCTACGCCTCCGCTGATTGGGAGTAGCTCTGGTGCCAGTACTACACAGCTCCGGCCATTgaagttaaaggggctgtgccaagGGCATAGGAATAACTtgtaaacttggcacaacccctttaaggagagcagcactgcagtaaccagctctgtccactactaGGACAGAGTCATCGATCCTGGACAAACACTTCAATCTTCTTCCATTAGTCACTGCTTCTAGTGGGAGCAAGCTTcagctagttaaaggggttgtctcaggacagacgacccctttaaaatgAGAGCCAACAGTCCGTGGCAAACATATAGCGTCCATATCCATATGCTATTCAGCCCCATTACGGCACAGCTAGGATTACTGACTATCCATGTCTACACAGGCTGTTGCTCCAtcgtgctttacactgcagccctGCTTGTACAAACTGCAGTGTAAAAATGCAAGCCATCCAGGAACTAAGTCTACAACAGGAAGCACAGAAGGATCATGGCTGATAGTCAGCATGGAGTACAAGCCTTCCTAGTACCCAAGGCAAGGGTCTCAGCAGAACGCCCCTCACCCGGTCCCTAGACATGAGCATAACAGACGCATGTAGGAAAGTGCCGAGCATGCATGTTATGTTCATGTGTCCATGTATGTAGCACAGGGaactacatctcccagaatgctccattcatttctatgggagttctggtaAAAAGtaaagcaagtatgcatgctgggagttgtagtttcacaaaagctggagtgccggaggttgcctacccttgATGTGGCATATCAGACAGTATCAAAATATACTgtctgagatatatatatatatatacacacacacacacacacacacacacacatatacactgctGAAATAAATTTAAAGGCGTTGGCGCGTCCcttttctaccccccccccccccccgtcctgcTGAATGCAAGGTGACATGATGGATTCCCTTCACGATTTGACTCTTACCTTCCAAATTTGCCTTCAGCCCTGATGGGTCCTCAAAGTTGCAGCCCTTCAGCGAGGCGCCCTCAGCGTTGGAGCAGAGCATCTTCACGCCCTGGAGATTGGCCGCCTAAGGCGAGAAAAGGTCATTAATAACCACGGCGCTCCTGCAGCGCTCTGGTTGTGGGGGGGGCTCCTCTCATACGCGGCTTACATCCAACACCGATCCGGACAGGTCAGCCCGCTCCAGGCACGCCCCGCACAGGTTGGCTTGAGTCAGGTTGCAGCCGCTCAGATTCGCCATCTTGAAGTTAATGTATCGCAGGTCCAGGCGGGAGAGGTCGGTTCCGCTGAAGTTCAGACCCTGTGACGTTGTCAAACCCAACGGTTAGAAGCGAATTCCTCGGGATGCAATATATCGTAGTGGAAAATAGTAGAACTGCATCGTACTTTACAGGGGTCGTCCCAGGAAGACCACGTCTCCCCGATCCACAGGATCATGTTTGAATGGAGCGGCAAATAAACAAGAAAGACTACCGCGCCATCCAAGGGGCGGAGAACGGCCCCTGATCTTGCAATGAATTGTTCCCCCAATGATCAGACACTTGCCTTCTATGCACAAGACAGTTGTCtttataagacaacccctttaatacagatgACCCATCATCCGGATAGCCCATCACTATCTGTTCAGTGGGGGTCCGTCATCCAGTACCCcgccgatcagcggtgcagtaGCTCTAATGCTGGCAGTCTGCACTGGAAGTACACAGCGCCACCCATCGTCTAGTGgtcggagctggttactgcagcattctCTTCAATggcagcagtgctgcagtaaccgaCTGATCAACAGGAGTGTGGGATGTCGGACCCCTacggatcagatattgatgtcctatcccttTAAGtaggggttgtgcagtgtcatGATGTGgaaggcctatcctaaggatactgTAACATCCCTTTTCTGTACAATCGAGAGGCCGATACCATAAAACAATAGCACCTGTGACTGCCCCGTACGTTGCGATTACCGGATATTTTCTTACGGCTCACCTGACAGCGGAGCTCGGATTTGGTTGGTGTAGCGAGGAGAAACCGTATAAATTCTTTCCTGGAGATGGGAGAATGATCCTCCGCCGGTTGGGAATTCTACAGTCAATCAGAAAGAAGTGACTATGGGGCGGCttccttaaagagcatctgtcagcagggtcaaccccatgaaaccaggcatactgccgaTTAGGCATGATCCTACCGAGTAAATCACTTAGTAGTTCCAGTCTGTGGCCCCGTTGCAGAGAAATATGCACTTAATTCAATATTAGAGCCCCTCGGAGCACCGCCGCCCGCTCGAGCGCACATGCGTCGGTAAATGCCTGGGATTACAGGGCCAGACAGGATGATGGGGAGGAGGACTGGCCGTGTTACTCAGGAGGAGGGCGAGTGGTTAAGGGGGGAAAGGCTGTGGTGACTTGGTGCTCCGAAGGGCCAGGCCTACCCCTCGGTGCTCTGAGCATCTACTTAGCATTGAATAAAGTGCATATCcctctaaaatggggccacagaTCTGAACTACAATGCGATCATTTTACTCAACATGATCATCCCTAATAGGCAGTATACCTGGTTTCATGGGGTTAATCATGCTGACATTTACAATTAATGTACACAGCAGTAATCCTACTATTATGTCtacagctcctgtgcagacccatgtatctccatggttacagactacaaacaagccgCCCTGCGTAGTCTGATCTCGCAGGAGTGCGCCTTTCTGTTCCCCAACATACATTCTCTGGGGCTTGgatcacacgtcagtgtttggtcagtgatttccatcagtgattgtgagccaaaaccaggtgcgggtcaaaaacacagaacaggaggaaatcctTCCATTATAGCTGATCTCTGTGTAGCCACCACTTcggattttggctcacaatcttTGATGGAAATCACTTACCcaatcactgaagtgtgagctAGGCACAAGTAGTGAATTCCTAGGCTATTCCTTTTtatccaaaaacagcgccacccatGTGCACAgattgtgtctggtactgcagctcagcctcactCACTTGAATGCTGCAGTCACTAGCGATTGCGGCATCTCAGTGGTTTCAGTGGGAAGGGGCTCTCATACATTGTCACCCCACTGAATGAGACTGCAGGGTGCTGAGGCATGTGCATGCTTTGCACGGCatgcagggaggggggggaaggtcTAATGAAGGCCACCAGGCCTGACTTTTGCATAATACCATGCAAGAGATCAAAACAATGGCAGGTCACA
The Bufo gargarizans isolate SCDJY-AF-19 chromosome 2, ASM1485885v1, whole genome shotgun sequence genome window above contains:
- the KCTD9 gene encoding BTB/POZ domain-containing protein KCTD9, producing the protein MKRVTLFVKGNARHGKVVALHGSTISDVLSLASSKLGIRAVGVYNDKGGLIDDIALIRDDDVLFVSDGESCIDDLNEPMVTEPLTGGHTDWLTLNVGGRYFTTTRSTLVSKEPDSMLSHMFSNRDAWGNKRDHRGAFLIDRSPEYFEPILNYLRHGQLIVNDGVNLLGVLEEAKFFGIDSLIEHLELAIKNSQPAEDHSPISRKEFIRFLLATPTKSELRCQGLNFSGTDLSRLDLRYINFKMANLSGCNLTQANLCGACLERADLSGSVLDAANLQGVKMLCSNAEGASLKGCNFEDPSGLKANLEGANLKGVDMEGSQMTGINLRVATLKNAKLKNCNLRGATLAGTDLENCDLSGCDLQEANLRGSNVKGAIFEEMLTPLHMSQSVR